The following coding sequences lie in one Sphingomonas sp. M1-B02 genomic window:
- a CDS encoding putative quinol monooxygenase, whose amino-acid sequence MTGRRPVLAGLAIGLLGGGAFAKGLHVEEREATFGMIGKMKAQPGKRTELIEILGAGTAAMPGCLAYLVAEDATDVEAIWITEIWDKKESHAASLQLPAVREAIAKGRPLIAGFELSAETRPVPGASFRKA is encoded by the coding sequence ATGACGGGCCGGCGTCCCGTCCTGGCCGGGCTGGCGATCGGCTTGCTGGGCGGCGGCGCCTTCGCGAAAGGACTGCATGTGGAAGAGCGTGAAGCGACGTTCGGGATGATCGGCAAGATGAAGGCACAGCCGGGCAAGCGTACCGAGCTGATCGAAATCCTCGGCGCGGGAACTGCGGCAATGCCGGGCTGCCTGGCCTATCTGGTCGCGGAGGACGCGACGGACGTCGAGGCAATCTGGATTACCGAAATCTGGGACAAGAAGGAAAGCCATGCGGCGTCGCTGCAGCTGCCGGCTGTACGCGAAGCCATCGCCAAGGGGCGGCCGCTAATTGCGGGTTTCGAACTGAGTGCGGAGACCAGGCCTGTTCCGGGGGCGAGCTTTCGCAAAGCCTAG
- the thiE gene encoding thiamine phosphate synthase: MDDSEDMIEENALAGFADQFVRDPRRPACQLYLISPLDVTGGFADRLARALDAGPVAAFQFRVKGVDQHEAVKLAEPLQRICSDRDVAFLVNDSISLARRLGADGVHLGQDDGDAREARSVLGPSAQIGMTVHNSRHLAMEAGEAGADYVAFGAFYPTPTKETRHVADPALLSWWTTVFEIPCVAIGGITPENAPALVAAGADFLAVSHAVWGGDEAAAVRAFDAVLAA, from the coding sequence ATGGATGATTCCGAGGACATGATCGAAGAAAATGCGCTGGCGGGATTTGCGGACCAATTCGTTCGCGATCCGCGTCGGCCGGCCTGCCAGCTCTACCTCATCTCGCCGCTGGACGTGACGGGGGGATTCGCCGATCGGTTGGCGCGCGCGCTGGATGCGGGGCCTGTGGCGGCGTTCCAGTTTCGCGTGAAGGGCGTGGATCAGCATGAAGCGGTGAAGCTTGCCGAACCGCTGCAGCGGATCTGCAGCGATCGCGACGTGGCGTTCCTGGTCAACGACAGCATCAGCCTGGCTAGGCGCCTGGGCGCGGACGGAGTGCATCTGGGGCAGGACGATGGTGATGCGCGCGAAGCGCGTTCGGTCCTCGGGCCGAGCGCGCAGATCGGTATGACGGTCCACAATAGCCGGCATCTGGCGATGGAAGCCGGCGAGGCGGGGGCCGATTATGTCGCGTTCGGGGCCTTCTATCCCACCCCGACCAAGGAAACCCGCCACGTCGCCGACCCGGCGCTGCTGAGCTGGTGGACGACGGTCTTCGAGATTCCGTGCGTCGCGATTGGGGGAATCACGCCCGAGAACGCGCCGGCGCTGGTAGCCGCAGGCGCCGACTTCCTGGCCGTCTCGCACGCGGTTTGGGGTGGCGACGAGGCAGCTGCCGTGAGGGCGTTCGACGCTGTACTGGCCGCCTGA